From Scylla paramamosain isolate STU-SP2022 unplaced genomic scaffold, ASM3559412v1 Contig3, whole genome shotgun sequence, a single genomic window includes:
- the LOC135096197 gene encoding uncharacterized protein LOC135096197 has product MPQKAHLRTQAALILKRRRFETTGSTDFDNSTQYTSSTDNSNSTDTLPTTTDITTTTEGSGGDELSDGAIAGIVIGSLAGVGLIIGGVYFMKKKEMLCFG; this is encoded by the exons ATGCCACAGAAAGCACATCTGAGGACACAAGCAGCACTGATACTGAAAAGACGACGTTTTGAAACCACAGGGTCCACGGATTTTGATAACTCTACACAGTACACCAGCAGCACTGATAACTCAAATTCCACAG ATACCCTGCCAACCACCACAgatattactaccacaacagaGGGATCTGGAGgcgatg agCTGAGCGATGGTGCAATAGCTGGCATCGTGATTGGCTCCCTTGCTGGCGTGGGGCTTATCATTGGTGGAGTATACttcatgaaaaagaaggaaatgctgTGTTTTGGTTAG
- the LOC135096211 gene encoding zinc finger protein 25-like gives MSWEHQEQGAASVTRRCEENHLEAGSSMHEADGKYECSQCTKTFKSNCKLKRHALTHTAPRNYECQQCGKRFTDKFSLTRHTLTHSGVKNYECQQCGKKFTQKPHLLKHRLTHSGGGNFECQQCGKRFTDKYTLKRHFLTHSGVRNHECEECGKRFTQKSHLTKHILTHIGVKNYVCQQCGKDSAPSLSSPDAPHPPHTPH, from the coding sequence ATGAGCTGGGAACACCAAGAGCAGGGGGCGGCCAGTGTGACGAGGCGCTGCGAGGAGAACCACCTGGAGGCCGGAAGTTCCATGCACGAGGCCGATGGGAAGTATGAATGCTCGCAATGCACCAAGACCTTTAAATCAAATTGCAAGCTGAAACGCCACGCCCTCACCCACACTGCCCCGAGGAATTATGAGTGTCAACAGTGTGGGAAGAGATTTACAGACAAGTTTAGCCTGACGcgccacaccctgacacacagtggcgTCAAGAATTATGAGTGTCAACAGTGCGGAAAGAAATTCACGCAGAAGCCACACCTGCTCAAGCACCGCCTCACGCACTCTGGCGGTGGAAATTTTGAGTGCCAGCAGTGCGGGAAGAGGTTCACCGACAAGTACACCCTTAAGCGGCACTTCCTGACCCACAGCGGCGTCAGGAACCACGAGTGCGAGGAGTGCGGCAAGCGCTTCACTCAGAAATCTCACTTAACCAAACACATTTTGACGCACATTGGCGTTAAAAATTACGTCTGCCAGCAGTGTGGGAAGGACTCGGCCCCTTCCTTGAGCTCCCCGGACGCGCCCCACCCCCCCCACACGCCCCACTGA